In the Corynebacterium gerontici genome, one interval contains:
- the panD gene encoding aspartate 1-decarboxylase yields MLRTMLKSKIHRATVTQADLHYVGSCTIDADLLEAADLLEGEQIDIVDIDNGNRLTTYAIKGERGTGIIGINGAAARLISPGDLVIIIGYAQYSAEDLEDYAPRVVFVDEHNRQISLGEDPANAPEGSGLKDPRLPE; encoded by the coding sequence GTGTTACGCACCATGCTGAAATCCAAAATCCACCGCGCGACGGTCACCCAGGCGGATCTGCACTACGTGGGATCCTGCACCATCGACGCCGATTTATTGGAAGCCGCCGACCTGCTCGAAGGCGAACAGATCGACATCGTCGACATTGACAATGGCAACAGGCTCACCACCTACGCAATCAAAGGCGAACGCGGCACCGGCATCATCGGCATTAACGGGGCTGCCGCTCGGCTCATCAGCCCCGGCGACCTCGTCATCATCATTGGTTACGCGCAGTACAGTGCAGAAGACCTTGAAGATTATGCCCCGCGCGTGGTGTTCGTGGATGAACACAATCGCCAGATTTCACTGGGGGAGGACCCGGCAAACGCTCCCGAGGGATCAGGACTCAAGGACCCGAGGTTGCCGGAATAG
- the rplE gene encoding 50S ribosomal protein L5, translating to MSENYTPRLKTRYREEIRTKLNDEFSYENVMQIPGVVKVVVNMGVGDAARDSKLINGALEDLTLITGQKPELRRAKKSIANFKLREGMPIGARVTLRGDRMWEFLDRLLTVALPRIRDFRGLSDQQFDGHGNYTFGLTEQTMFYEIDVDKIDRPRGMDITVVTSATNNEEGRALLRELGFPFKKNEN from the coding sequence ATGAGCGAGAACTACACTCCCCGTCTGAAGACCCGCTACCGCGAAGAGATCCGCACCAAGCTCAATGACGAATTCTCCTACGAGAACGTCATGCAGATCCCCGGTGTGGTCAAGGTTGTTGTGAACATGGGTGTGGGCGACGCTGCCCGCGACTCCAAGCTCATCAACGGCGCTTTGGAAGATCTCACCTTGATCACCGGCCAGAAGCCTGAGCTGCGTCGCGCCAAGAAGTCCATCGCGAACTTCAAGCTGCGTGAAGGCATGCCTATCGGTGCCCGCGTCACCCTGCGTGGCGACCGCATGTGGGAATTCCTCGACCGCCTGCTCACCGTCGCGCTGCCCCGCATCCGCGACTTCCGCGGTCTTTCTGACCAGCAGTTCGACGGCCACGGCAACTACACCTTCGGCCTGACCGAGCAGACCATGTTCTACGAAATTGACGTGGACAAGATCGACCGTCCTCGTGGTATGGACATCACCGTGGTCACCTCGGCCACCAACAACGAAGAAGGCCGCGCCCTCCTGCGCGAACTTGGCTTCCCCTTCAAGAAGAACGAGAACTAA
- the rplX gene encoding 50S ribosomal protein L24, with protein MKIRKGDMVLVISGPDKGAKGKVIQAFPKEDKVLVEGVKRIKKHVANSAPERGAESGGIVTQESKIHVSNVMLVDAEGTPTRVGYRFDEDGKKVRVSRRTGKDI; from the coding sequence ATGAAGATCCGTAAGGGCGATATGGTCCTCGTCATTTCCGGCCCCGACAAGGGTGCCAAGGGCAAGGTCATCCAGGCTTTCCCCAAGGAAGACAAGGTCCTCGTAGAGGGTGTTAAGCGCATCAAGAAGCACGTCGCTAACTCCGCTCCGGAGCGCGGCGCTGAATCTGGTGGCATTGTGACCCAAGAGTCCAAGATCCACGTTTCCAACGTCATGCTCGTTGACGCAGAAGGTACCCCCACCCGCGTGGGCTACCGCTTCGATGAGGACGGCAAGAAGGTCCGTGTCTCTCGTCGTACCGGGAAGGACATCTAA
- the rplN gene encoding 50S ribosomal protein L14, whose translation MIQQESRLRVADNTGAREILCIRVLGGSTRRFAGIGDTIVATVKEATPGGNVKAGEVVKAVIVRAKKETRRPDGSYIRFDENAAVIIKNDNEPRGTRIFGPVARELREKKFMKIVSLAPEVI comes from the coding sequence GTGATTCAGCAAGAATCGCGTCTGCGGGTTGCCGATAACACTGGTGCACGTGAAATTCTGTGCATCCGCGTCCTCGGTGGCTCCACCCGACGCTTCGCTGGCATTGGCGACACCATCGTCGCCACCGTGAAGGAAGCAACCCCCGGCGGCAACGTCAAGGCCGGCGAGGTTGTGAAGGCCGTGATCGTTCGCGCGAAGAAGGAAACCCGTCGTCCGGACGGCTCCTACATCCGCTTCGACGAGAACGCAGCCGTCATCATCAAGAACGACAATGAGCCCCGCGGTACCCGTATCTTCGGCCCAGTGGCTCGTGAGCTTCGCGAAAAGAAGTTCATGAAGATCGTTTCGCTCGCACCGGAGGTGATCTAA
- a CDS encoding SDR family NAD(P)-dependent oxidoreductase — protein MQSKPSDLPRQKPHCLVTGANGGIGSAVCKLLQECGYRVSRWDLPNVDVSDPLSVEFGLEQLPMPVDFLIHTAGILEPDSALLPDRDQINRSIAVNLLGVINTCAPIAGQMKERRSGAIVVVSSNAGSVPRKGMATYGATKAAATNWVKTLALELAPFGVRCNIVSPGSTDTPMLRSLWNDPAGTASELMDRHAEVIAGSPDDFRLGIPLQRVAAPEDIARACAWLISPEAQHVTMHDLRIDGGATLDA, from the coding sequence ATGCAATCGAAGCCTTCAGATCTTCCCCGGCAGAAACCGCACTGCCTCGTCACGGGAGCCAACGGCGGCATCGGCTCCGCAGTATGCAAGCTGCTCCAAGAGTGTGGATACCGCGTGAGCCGCTGGGATCTGCCCAATGTCGACGTTTCCGACCCCCTGAGCGTCGAATTCGGCTTAGAACAATTGCCCATGCCGGTGGACTTTCTCATTCACACTGCAGGCATCTTGGAGCCAGATTCCGCCCTTTTGCCAGATCGAGATCAGATCAACCGCAGTATCGCGGTGAACCTCTTGGGCGTGATCAATACATGTGCACCCATCGCTGGCCAGATGAAGGAACGTAGAAGCGGCGCAATCGTGGTCGTTTCCTCCAACGCAGGCTCGGTGCCACGCAAAGGAATGGCAACCTATGGAGCAACTAAGGCCGCTGCTACCAACTGGGTCAAAACTCTGGCTCTGGAACTCGCCCCATTCGGGGTGCGCTGCAACATAGTGTCTCCCGGTTCGACAGACACCCCAATGTTGAGAAGCCTATGGAATGACCCAGCAGGCACTGCCTCAGAGTTAATGGATCGTCACGCGGAAGTGATCGCGGGCTCCCCTGACGATTTCCGCCTGGGAATTCCGCTCCAGCGCGTCGCAGCTCCGGAAGACATAGCTCGCGCTTGTGCATGGCTCATCAGCCCAGAAGCCCAGCACGTCACCATGCACGACCTCAGAATCGACGGCGGCGCAACCCTCGACGCTTAG
- a CDS encoding isochorismatase family protein: MPIPPINGYPLCPSNPLALLENRNTAEHWRIDPTRAALLVHDMQQYFIDAYCREQEPIATVIPAIQKLIAAADAAEVPVFYSVQPPEQKSPRRGLLREFWGEGMQTEQEAAIIPELSPVAHHHIVTKWRYSAFARTDLRHALAFEGRDQLIITGVYGHMGCQVSAVDAFMNDIQPFLVGDAIADFSEEDHARTLNWVASRCGKVIASQEALDHLGAKARAGAAS, translated from the coding sequence ATGCCCATTCCACCAATAAATGGCTATCCGCTCTGCCCCTCCAACCCCTTGGCTCTGCTCGAAAATCGGAACACCGCCGAACACTGGCGTATCGACCCAACACGCGCAGCACTACTCGTGCATGACATGCAGCAATACTTCATCGACGCCTATTGTCGCGAGCAAGAGCCCATCGCTACGGTGATTCCGGCGATCCAAAAACTCATCGCGGCAGCCGATGCCGCCGAAGTTCCCGTCTTTTATTCCGTTCAGCCACCCGAGCAAAAATCTCCACGACGAGGTCTTTTGCGCGAATTCTGGGGTGAGGGAATGCAAACGGAGCAAGAGGCTGCCATTATCCCGGAGCTCAGCCCCGTCGCACATCACCACATCGTCACCAAATGGCGCTACAGCGCCTTCGCACGAACCGACTTGCGTCACGCGCTGGCATTCGAAGGCCGAGATCAACTGATTATCACCGGGGTGTACGGGCACATGGGCTGCCAAGTCAGCGCGGTTGATGCCTTCATGAATGACATCCAACCGTTCCTCGTGGGCGACGCCATCGCAGACTTTAGCGAAGAGGATCACGCTCGCACTCTGAATTGGGTGGCAAGCAGGTGTGGCAAGGTCATCGCTAGCCAAGAGGCGCTCGATCACCTCGGCGCAAAGGCGCGGGCTGGAGCGGCATCGTGA
- a CDS encoding isochorismate synthase, with product MSLFSPDSQRRSGPLPASSIESASLPPTDSRRSSVADVSFDFTPNQHRDRIAATVEKILSGQMQKVVLSRGIELRLCESELAQRVSDPWWMVRRFLQSNPNGQGHMVTLEPAGEPYCGAFFVGSNPELLIARKGRHIEALPLAGTVPRCKDPVQDQARATELQLSAKNLHEHAFVTADIAETLSNYCTSLEVPASPCVTATSHTWHLGTPIRGTLRGEPASALELAAMLHPTPAVSGFPQKSACEFLTNEEPHRGFYAGAVGWTDARGDGAWRVAIRGATVFTQKGEDASVRIHARSGGGIVAASLPDDEVQETTAKLGPVFRALGLDLEQLQISENRKDVFA from the coding sequence GTGAGTTTGTTCAGCCCAGACTCTCAACGCCGCTCAGGCCCCCTGCCCGCCTCAAGTATCGAAAGCGCCTCCCTCCCGCCGACTGATTCCCGGCGATCGTCGGTGGCAGACGTTTCCTTTGACTTCACACCCAACCAACATCGGGATCGAATCGCAGCGACAGTCGAGAAAATCCTGAGCGGCCAGATGCAAAAGGTGGTGCTCTCCCGCGGAATTGAGCTCAGACTGTGTGAGTCCGAACTCGCACAAAGAGTCAGTGACCCCTGGTGGATGGTACGCCGTTTTCTACAGAGCAACCCCAATGGCCAAGGGCACATGGTCACCTTGGAGCCAGCCGGTGAACCCTACTGCGGTGCGTTTTTTGTCGGCAGCAACCCAGAACTGCTGATCGCGCGCAAGGGACGACACATTGAGGCTCTGCCCTTGGCGGGCACGGTTCCACGATGCAAGGATCCCGTCCAGGATCAGGCTCGCGCCACTGAGCTTCAACTTTCTGCAAAGAATCTCCACGAACATGCATTCGTGACCGCCGACATAGCTGAAACGTTGAGTAACTACTGCACCTCGCTTGAAGTTCCAGCATCGCCGTGCGTCACCGCCACAAGCCATACCTGGCATTTAGGCACCCCGATTCGAGGAACGTTGAGGGGCGAACCAGCCTCCGCATTGGAACTCGCAGCGATGCTGCACCCCACGCCCGCTGTTTCCGGATTCCCTCAGAAAAGCGCCTGTGAGTTCCTCACAAATGAAGAGCCTCACCGGGGTTTCTACGCCGGCGCCGTGGGATGGACTGACGCCCGAGGAGACGGCGCTTGGCGCGTCGCAATCCGCGGCGCCACGGTGTTTACCCAGAAAGGTGAGGACGCTTCCGTGCGGATCCATGCTCGCTCCGGTGGCGGCATCGTCGCTGCCTCCCTGCCTGACGATGAGGTCCAAGAAACAACGGCAAAACTGGGTCCGGTGTTTCGGGCATTGGGGCTTGATCTAGAGCAACTACAAATCAGCGAGAATCGCAAGGACGTGTTCGCATGA
- a CDS encoding phosphopantetheine-binding protein produces MNQSQPQYLTKEQVISDIARFLNITEERLDLERPLPEQGLDSLRMITLIETWRASGITVDFQTLMSLATAKAWIEELST; encoded by the coding sequence ATGAATCAATCACAGCCCCAATACTTGACCAAAGAACAGGTCATCAGCGACATTGCGCGCTTCTTGAATATCACAGAGGAGCGACTGGATTTGGAGCGCCCACTGCCCGAGCAGGGACTCGATTCTTTGCGAATGATCACGCTGATCGAAACCTGGCGTGCTTCAGGTATCACCGTGGACTTCCAAACTCTCATGTCCTTAGCCACGGCGAAGGCGTGGATCGAGGAGCTTAGCACCTAA
- a CDS encoding alpha/beta hydrolase-fold protein: MARSISLKKHQAFADEADLLALAAFDSRLADLVIQVLASQGTPLEQPSSNRYTFLFQHTPTGDDGREPHVHLFLNRLTDKHLFEQGTMRRVPGTSWWVRTLTIAPTYQGSYGFGVSGDDQTPTHRNSIHGKESLLRDPQAQRLPLTAQMDYGLSHFAAVGASEPKFFAEWPDTQPACLETAELMPGSLREHNQDLLGCRPVFLWTPAPELAPANPSSLVILFDADSWFTRFELHHALDAAVSSGLLPPCAVVGIGVNSISDRKKVLGGNVDFIERVLAWAPRWASETLSAEASPISINVQAPVVLAGQSLGGILALLGATLFPAAVSSVIAQSPSMWWEPAQHANPGCLGVRPVDWISERFSVDAPAHSPEVYLAVGARETPLLPRVALLALAAQRAGWIIHSTVEDGGHDYCWWRENLIELLIRALTNRQ, from the coding sequence ATGGCACGAAGCATTTCGCTGAAGAAGCATCAAGCGTTCGCGGACGAAGCCGATCTACTGGCGCTCGCTGCCTTCGATTCGCGCTTGGCGGACCTCGTCATCCAGGTGCTTGCATCTCAGGGGACGCCCTTAGAACAGCCCTCGAGCAACCGGTACACCTTTCTCTTTCAGCACACCCCTACCGGAGATGATGGGCGTGAGCCGCACGTCCACCTCTTTCTCAATCGGCTGACAGACAAGCACCTGTTTGAACAAGGCACGATGAGGCGCGTTCCAGGAACAAGTTGGTGGGTGCGAACATTGACCATCGCACCGACGTATCAAGGCTCATATGGTTTCGGCGTCAGTGGCGATGACCAAACGCCTACGCATAGGAACTCAATCCACGGGAAGGAATCTCTCCTTAGGGATCCGCAGGCTCAAAGGCTGCCCCTAACGGCTCAAATGGACTACGGGCTCTCCCATTTCGCAGCCGTTGGGGCATCCGAGCCCAAGTTCTTCGCCGAATGGCCTGACACCCAACCCGCCTGCCTTGAAACAGCAGAGTTGATGCCGGGCTCGTTACGTGAACACAACCAAGATCTGCTTGGATGCCGGCCTGTGTTCCTGTGGACGCCAGCACCAGAACTCGCGCCGGCCAATCCTTCGTCGCTTGTGATCCTCTTTGATGCAGACTCCTGGTTCACGCGATTTGAGCTACATCATGCCCTCGACGCCGCAGTCTCGAGTGGTCTTTTGCCCCCTTGCGCAGTTGTCGGTATCGGGGTGAACAGCATTTCCGACCGCAAGAAGGTCTTAGGAGGAAACGTTGATTTCATTGAGCGCGTCCTAGCTTGGGCTCCTCGCTGGGCATCGGAAACTTTGAGCGCCGAAGCATCCCCAATCAGCATCAATGTCCAGGCACCGGTGGTACTCGCAGGTCAAAGCCTCGGGGGCATTCTCGCATTACTTGGCGCAACTCTGTTCCCTGCAGCCGTGTCTTCGGTTATTGCGCAGTCTCCTTCCATGTGGTGGGAACCTGCTCAGCACGCCAATCCCGGCTGCCTTGGCGTGCGGCCGGTGGATTGGATCAGTGAGCGGTTTTCAGTCGATGCACCTGCTCATTCCCCCGAGGTTTATCTCGCTGTGGGGGCTCGCGAGACCCCTCTCCTCCCTCGCGTTGCCCTGTTGGCACTTGCTGCTCAGCGGGCTGGTTGGATCATTCACTCCACTGTCGAAGATGGCGGCCATGACTACTGCTGGTGGCGAGAAAACCTCATTGAACTACTGATTCGCGCACTCACTAATCGTCAATAG
- a CDS encoding non-ribosomal peptide synthetase translates to MQSSLSPEQQALWFSNLSAPQACQCAELVVLPPSRRSDGTWVGADIDILAQAITYCSDQIPEFQARFYSEHGEPRVEYGAESPEIDFIDEDELRNQMNIEDLASWAHTLLDKAPDTSTEISGAGLAQHFLGQQKLFDEPATVVWVLRVHHIVADGFALNTFIGWVARCYSAIADHTALPDNPFACPTEQPNTKPDALDSALKFWKEQPLEANPPALFNAGANGSSSLSARTHISSSVRQQLRELATQAGATELDIACVLLAHYTASMTYAKAITLGLPMMNRPFGAPKVAFAPRATVMPLALHCSFAPTSLEQNLTDAARVIADARKHSSVRLEDIRRLHGLSDPSQRITGPSLNFRPFSDVFNFGEHLAQIRTLSAGPIAESEWILQSTQDGGWDCLLLTRGSKDDADRVRAHVERVAAFFEQAAALSLSAPLGSISIAQPDEIDLTIQQFNQTDRPLGYEPNATLCDLARRNRKRALECAHEDSPTLFFYNGEELSASEAWGIMTRIAHKMYSKGVRAGDMLALGLPRSPALSLSIGAALLIGASWVPIDPELPIARQKFMLERTEPQLMVVRASAMGSPRMDGVGGGVEKLVLETDDLRLGLTPLPDDPPWLEQELPISPEDMAYVLFTSGSTGTPKAVAVPHRGVLNRLAWMVDYYAMYREAGARIIQKTPSSFDVSIWEFLLPLIHDVPCAILPETLHHDPSAIAAHLHQAGVTHCHFVPSALSAFLAQVKTNAIEIPTLQHLITSGESLSADLAHAAIDLLGVQVHNLYGPTEATIDVTAHTVEPGESTIPIGKPVWNTKTYVLDPWQQPLPPGAQGVLYLSGVQVAKGYLGQPELSAKLFIADPFNAEQQTDDSTPRMYCTGDLASWREDGALLYLGRNDGQVKLRGQRLELDEVTTLVQRINGVAEATTVIQDSKLLVTYIVRDANEHRDPSELATVVRAACTEALPAYMVPNFVLEVTSFPLTVNGKLDRNALPRPAIRQAEGTRLSDDAHVARVQQAFSQILGLPTVAVQANFFDLGGTSLEAIQLANFLGGSIRVAHVFAAPTVEGLANLIRSTAGAASLSEGATAPWLELRAHQSGVPVVCLYPAGGLGWSYAGLVSHLDSPRGVYACQAPGIQHLDQMPKTLCDAATRAAKDIRAMCQRTGVEDIDLVGWSVGGVLAQEIAHRSEEFGLKCRRVVLLDAYPAEGWARLDPPSLIEQLQGIATMAGLDHIALPAGQPERAQQILQAELQQSRGPFAHLPEEFLSIVTEVVQHNASLMREHRTGFYAGTMHMVQAAGDPAPGAQLAPASVRDPKRWTKHCAQLCIHPLDATHPEMVHPRTLAVIARLLDDSGLDCS, encoded by the coding sequence ATGCAATCGTCGCTTTCGCCTGAGCAGCAAGCTCTGTGGTTTAGCAATCTCAGCGCACCACAAGCGTGCCAATGCGCTGAATTAGTGGTGCTTCCTCCATCGCGTCGTAGCGATGGCACTTGGGTAGGCGCTGACATCGATATCTTGGCGCAGGCAATTACGTACTGCAGTGATCAGATTCCTGAATTCCAAGCGCGTTTTTACTCCGAGCACGGAGAACCACGAGTCGAATACGGGGCAGAATCTCCGGAAATCGATTTCATCGATGAGGATGAGCTACGGAATCAAATGAATATCGAAGATCTTGCCTCTTGGGCGCATACGTTGCTCGACAAGGCACCCGACACTTCTACTGAGATATCCGGAGCCGGACTCGCTCAACATTTCCTGGGCCAGCAGAAGCTTTTCGACGAACCCGCGACAGTCGTTTGGGTCTTGCGGGTCCATCACATCGTCGCAGACGGGTTCGCGCTTAACACTTTCATCGGCTGGGTTGCCCGCTGTTACTCTGCGATCGCGGACCATACTGCATTGCCTGACAACCCCTTTGCTTGCCCCACAGAACAACCAAATACCAAGCCTGATGCTCTGGATTCCGCGTTGAAGTTCTGGAAAGAACAGCCACTGGAGGCCAACCCTCCGGCACTGTTCAATGCTGGCGCCAATGGCAGTTCAAGCTTGAGCGCACGAACACATATTTCTTCCAGCGTGCGCCAACAATTGCGCGAGCTCGCCACGCAGGCCGGTGCCACGGAACTAGATATCGCTTGTGTACTCCTTGCTCATTACACAGCGTCGATGACGTATGCAAAGGCTATTACCCTCGGCCTGCCAATGATGAACCGTCCCTTTGGAGCACCCAAAGTTGCCTTCGCACCACGGGCCACCGTGATGCCACTTGCTCTCCATTGCAGTTTCGCGCCAACTTCACTGGAACAGAATCTCACCGATGCTGCTCGGGTGATTGCCGATGCGCGCAAACATTCCAGCGTGCGGCTCGAAGATATTCGCCGTTTGCACGGGCTCAGTGACCCCTCTCAACGAATTACCGGCCCCTCGCTGAATTTCCGCCCCTTTTCCGACGTGTTCAACTTTGGTGAGCATCTTGCGCAAATTCGCACCCTGAGTGCGGGGCCGATTGCCGAAAGCGAGTGGATCCTCCAGTCAACCCAGGACGGAGGTTGGGATTGCTTGTTGCTGACCAGAGGATCGAAAGATGATGCGGACCGAGTGCGTGCACACGTCGAACGTGTGGCAGCATTCTTCGAGCAAGCCGCAGCGCTTTCGCTCTCGGCCCCACTTGGATCAATCAGCATCGCCCAACCCGATGAAATCGACCTCACGATACAACAGTTCAATCAGACGGACCGTCCACTAGGGTACGAACCGAACGCCACTCTGTGCGACCTAGCCCGGCGTAACAGGAAACGGGCACTCGAGTGCGCACATGAAGATTCCCCTACCTTGTTCTTCTACAACGGCGAAGAGCTTTCTGCATCTGAGGCATGGGGAATCATGACAAGGATCGCCCATAAAATGTATTCGAAGGGAGTGCGAGCCGGCGATATGCTGGCGTTGGGGCTACCACGCAGCCCAGCATTAAGCCTGAGTATCGGTGCTGCATTATTGATCGGCGCCTCTTGGGTGCCAATTGATCCCGAATTACCAATTGCGCGGCAAAAGTTCATGCTGGAGCGCACCGAACCGCAGCTCATGGTGGTGCGGGCATCAGCGATGGGATCACCTCGCATGGATGGCGTTGGAGGTGGCGTCGAGAAGCTTGTGCTTGAAACCGATGACCTCCGCCTGGGCTTGACTCCACTTCCCGACGATCCACCTTGGCTCGAACAAGAGCTTCCGATTTCACCCGAGGACATGGCGTATGTGTTGTTCACCTCCGGATCAACGGGCACCCCTAAGGCCGTTGCAGTGCCGCACCGAGGGGTGCTCAATCGATTGGCGTGGATGGTTGATTACTACGCAATGTACCGCGAAGCGGGGGCTAGGATCATCCAGAAAACACCAAGCTCTTTTGACGTTTCAATCTGGGAATTTCTGCTCCCCCTGATCCATGATGTTCCTTGCGCGATCCTGCCTGAGACCTTGCACCATGACCCAAGCGCTATTGCGGCACACCTGCATCAAGCCGGAGTGACCCACTGCCATTTCGTTCCGAGCGCGCTTAGTGCATTTCTTGCCCAGGTCAAAACGAATGCAATCGAAATACCCACGTTGCAGCACCTGATCACTTCTGGCGAATCCTTGTCAGCGGATCTAGCACACGCTGCAATCGATCTGCTCGGGGTTCAAGTCCACAATCTCTACGGCCCCACTGAGGCCACGATCGACGTTACGGCGCACACCGTGGAGCCAGGAGAATCCACAATCCCGATTGGCAAACCCGTCTGGAACACCAAGACTTATGTGCTCGACCCGTGGCAACAACCATTGCCGCCCGGCGCTCAAGGCGTGCTGTATCTCAGCGGAGTGCAAGTAGCCAAGGGGTATCTAGGGCAACCGGAACTCAGCGCCAAACTCTTCATCGCGGATCCTTTCAATGCTGAGCAGCAGACCGATGACTCGACCCCGCGGATGTATTGCACGGGAGACCTTGCAAGTTGGCGGGAAGACGGCGCTTTACTTTACTTGGGGCGCAATGATGGCCAGGTGAAACTGCGAGGCCAGCGCCTTGAACTCGACGAGGTCACCACTTTGGTGCAGCGAATCAATGGCGTTGCAGAGGCGACGACTGTAATTCAAGATTCCAAGCTCTTAGTCACCTACATCGTCCGTGACGCTAATGAGCACCGCGATCCGTCAGAGCTGGCCACGGTGGTTCGAGCAGCCTGCACAGAGGCGCTGCCAGCGTATATGGTGCCGAACTTTGTTTTGGAAGTTACGTCCTTTCCACTGACAGTGAATGGCAAACTCGATAGGAACGCACTACCGCGACCTGCAATCCGGCAGGCCGAAGGCACCAGGCTTTCAGATGATGCCCACGTTGCTCGGGTGCAACAGGCATTTTCCCAGATTCTGGGTCTACCAACCGTGGCTGTTCAAGCAAACTTCTTTGATCTGGGTGGGACCTCACTTGAAGCTATCCAATTGGCCAATTTCCTCGGCGGGAGCATCCGGGTTGCGCACGTCTTCGCAGCTCCTACCGTCGAAGGCCTAGCAAACCTCATCCGTTCTACAGCAGGCGCCGCCTCGCTCAGTGAGGGCGCCACCGCGCCATGGCTGGAACTTCGAGCGCATCAATCAGGTGTGCCCGTAGTGTGCCTCTACCCCGCCGGTGGCCTAGGTTGGTCTTATGCCGGATTGGTGTCGCACCTCGATTCGCCCCGCGGGGTGTATGCCTGCCAAGCTCCAGGAATCCAGCACCTGGATCAGATGCCCAAAACGCTTTGCGACGCCGCCACCCGCGCCGCAAAGGATATCCGCGCAATGTGCCAGCGCACCGGTGTCGAAGATATTGACCTCGTGGGCTGGTCCGTAGGTGGCGTGCTAGCACAGGAAATTGCTCACCGCAGCGAAGAATTTGGACTGAAGTGCCGTCGAGTGGTGCTACTCGACGCCTACCCTGCTGAGGGTTGGGCGAGGTTAGATCCACCGAGCTTAATCGAGCAGCTCCAGGGGATCGCAACCATGGCCGGACTAGACCACATTGCACTGCCCGCTGGCCAACCGGAACGTGCCCAACAGATCTTGCAGGCGGAACTCCAACAAAGCCGGGGGCCTTTTGCGCATTTGCCAGAGGAATTCCTCAGCATCGTGACCGAGGTTGTTCAACATAATGCCTCACTGATGCGTGAACATCGCACCGGCTTTTACGCTGGAACCATGCATATGGTCCAGGCCGCAGGCGACCCAGCACCAGGGGCGCAATTGGCACCAGCGAGTGTGCGGGATCCGAAGCGCTGGACCAAACATTGCGCACAATTGTGCATACATCCGCTCGACGCGACGCACCCAGAAATGGTGCACCCACGAACGCTAGCAGTGATTGCCAGACTTCTGGACGATTCGGGCTTGGATTGCAGTTAA
- a CDS encoding ABC transporter ATP-binding protein — MRKPSKAAPAIAVRGLSSGYGKGVHAREILHDISLDIQPGSFTVIVGPNACGKSTLLKTMARLLPASAGVIEVEGRKLGSFGTKELAREMAFLPQSPITPESIVVKDLVSRGRYPHQGLIRQWSRADEIAVQEAMRQAGIVQLQDRLVQELSGGQRQRVWLALVLAQQTPIVLLDEPTTYLDVTHQLQVLDVARDLQRAGKTVVAVLHELSLAFRYATNLVVMKEGNVVASGPVEHVVSPELVSDIYEVDCELLSDPRTGRPVLVPYTLGL, encoded by the coding sequence TTGCGGAAACCTAGCAAGGCAGCCCCAGCAATCGCTGTACGCGGCCTCTCCAGCGGCTATGGCAAAGGCGTTCATGCGCGAGAGATCCTCCACGATATTAGTCTGGACATTCAACCTGGAAGCTTCACCGTTATTGTCGGGCCGAATGCTTGCGGAAAATCAACTTTGCTCAAAACTATGGCGCGCTTGTTGCCGGCTTCGGCAGGCGTCATTGAGGTTGAGGGCAGAAAGCTTGGCAGTTTTGGCACCAAGGAGCTGGCACGCGAAATGGCATTTCTGCCACAGTCTCCCATCACCCCTGAATCGATCGTGGTGAAAGATCTGGTGAGCCGAGGACGCTACCCCCACCAGGGGCTGATTCGGCAATGGTCGCGAGCAGACGAAATTGCAGTGCAAGAAGCGATGCGCCAGGCCGGGATTGTTCAGCTGCAGGATCGCCTGGTGCAGGAGCTATCAGGTGGCCAACGGCAACGAGTGTGGCTGGCGTTAGTGTTGGCGCAACAAACACCAATCGTGCTGCTTGATGAGCCAACCACCTACCTCGACGTCACCCATCAACTGCAGGTGCTAGACGTGGCCCGGGATCTGCAGCGCGCCGGGAAAACGGTGGTCGCTGTCTTGCACGAGCTTTCTCTAGCATTTCGTTATGCCACGAATCTTGTGGTGATGAAAGAGGGCAATGTTGTTGCATCCGGGCCGGTGGAACACGTGGTGAGCCCCGAACTCGTTTCCGACATTTACGAAGTAGATTGTGAGCTACTTTCGGATCCTCGCACAGGTCGGCCAGTCCTGGTTCCCTACACGCTGGGCCTTTAA